A segment of the Capra hircus breed San Clemente chromosome 24, ASM170441v1, whole genome shotgun sequence genome:
ttgattctattattttaaattactgatcTTAAAAtttcataaggtatttgatttactGAACTTTCTTAAAATTATAGGGAAAACATATAAGAAATCTGCATAAGACAGCTGttcagaatggagctggaggagccTTATTTGTGGTAAGTAATTAACTAAGATTTCAGAATGAAAGGACTTGGAAGTTTGGTTAAATGCAACATCTTAAAGAGCAACATCTTTGGTGTTTGCTGGAGTGGGAGTTCGTGGGAGTTTAAATATAATTGAATTCACTGCATTTCAAGTTGAATTGGTACCAGGGCCACCCTGGGATTAAGACTTTAGATTATTCCTTGGTGAAATAACCGTGAGCCCTAACCTGATTTCTTGTCATACTGTGGATTTTTCAAGATCATTTATGTTGGCTGACTGAAGATTCTGAGGCTGCAAATTGGGGAATCCCAGAATGGCACCAGCTTGAAACTCATGGATTTCAGTAATACAGCCAATACATTGGCTGTTGTCCCTCATGTTTTTGGTTTCCAGGGTTTCACTACAGGTAGAGGTTGATTGGCTGCACAATTCAGAAAGACTAAGATATGTATGCCCTTTCTGTGACAAGGTACATTTTTCAGAAATCAATCTAGTGTTTAAGGGCAGTTTAGTGGAGTCGTGTGATGATTCAGTTGATGGTATAGTTTtggaaaatgaattatttaaaggCTGAATCTTAATAAATGAGTTAGCCATACTGTTAATAAGTAGAGTCCTGCTCTCCATTTTGTTGTCTTTGTCTGAAAATATTTGAGATGATTGTCCAAAGAAACTTTGTTTCCATTTCCATGTCCTTGAAAAACCAGAACTTTGAGAGTTAACAAATTAAGGGATTCAGTTCCGTTTCACCATATATACAAAACATTAATTGATGTAAGTTTTAATCTCAGTGTGACTCATTTGATTTCCTGTTGACATGCCATTTCTTGTCAGTGTTTGAAAAGGGCCTGCTCTTATTGGAGAAGAAATAAAGCTTGCTGTTGGCTAGTTTCTGTTATGGAAAACTATCTGTGGGCTAGTTTCTGTTGTTTCGGGAAGAGATGGTGCTTTTGTAGTAGGTAGTGGGTCCCTTTGATAATCTGGTACATTCTTTTGGAAAAATGTACATATTGTCATGCTCAAAATTTTGTGTCTTAATTTCATAAGGCTTCCCAATAATCTGTAAGTTTTTGTAATTATACTACGTTAGAAGGTCGTATTCTCTCGTCAAGTTGCATtacactttttttgttttttgatcctAAAGCTACTTCTTATAACTTACAAAGGGTGATTTTGAAAATGTCTAAATTTTTTAATTCTGCTAATATTATTTTGGTAATCATACTTATCAGATGTGTAGTTAATAATTAGTTTAGCCATTGCTTTTGAAGCAAGGATAGATTGACATATATCATGTTTGAATCAAagtgaagaaattaaataatcagtAGTAGTAAGGTACAAAGTTGTTCACACTTTTCAGGGAATTTTGTTAATtttgagaaacatttttttcctgttgtgtAGCACAGAGATACTCCTGAGAATAATCCAGAAACTCCATTTGATTTCACACCAGAAAACTATAAGGTATGACTGAATTAACGTTATAGTTAACTTACAGAATATTTAGTATCTTCCAGATATATAAAAACAAGTGCTTTTTCTCTGATACAGAGGATAGAGGCCATTGTGAAAAACTACCCAGAAGGGCATAAGGCAGCAGCTGTGCTTCCTGTTCTGGATTTAGCCCAGAGACAGAATGGATGGCTGCCCATCTCTGCTATGAACAAGGTACTTCATTTTTGTGTTAGTTCAAAAAGAGGAGACGTTGTGTATAGTAACTTCCTTATGTGGAAATTTCTCTGACGGTCATTAATGTCATAATCGAGGAATTTGAAGTTCTCCTGGATtgggcaaactcggggagatagtaagggacaaagaggcctggtgtgctgtagttcatggagttgcaaagagttggatacgacttagcaactgaacaacaacaaatcatttaTATATCTCATACCCTAAATTATATTTATGTTTCTGTTGGTTCCCTTAATAAGGCTGAAAACTGAAAGGGTGGAGCTTTTTATCCTTGCAAGAAATAGTAAGGGCATTAGAGTCAAAGaggctttttttctgtctttgagaggaaaaaaagatccCAAATATGTATAATTTGCTGTCAAGATATTCTGAAAAGGAATGTACTGTATAAATACTAGAATTGCAGAGAAAAAGATCTGCTCACAGCTAATGTGAATCTTTCTAATACTTTGCATTTTTGGCCTCAGGCTTTAATTAAAATCCTTATAATACATGGTATTTGTGACATTTGATTATGGCAGCTTGGAATCAACAAGCTAGGGAAATCTTTTAAGTGACCCATTTAAATAGTTAGTATATTCACGCATATTTTaggattcatttttttcctaatagtGTTTTCAGCAGTAATCCAGATTTCAAGTTTATTCATATCCTTTTAATGTAATTACATTTGTATGGTATTATGTTATAGTGTATCATTTATGAGTGTAATACAAAGCCATATATTATTTGATTCTTGTGAGAATCACACGGCTAATAAGCCAGTGTGATTATTATTCCATTGATATAATGGAAAATATGTTTTACTTTGAGCTCAGAGATCTGATTTTTCTCTGAACTTGCTCATCTGCAGTGATGATTCTGGACTAGATAGAGCTTTTccaattattatattattatttctaagTGGTAAAGCTGGGGCTGACTCATCTCTAATTCTGTGCAGTTTGTACTTGACTGACATCTGCAGAGATTCTACTGTGCTTCATTCCCCTTGTCACTTTCTCACTGTGACAAGGGGAATGTCTTAGAGTCTTTCTTAGAGTCTAGGAGTGTCTTCAGTTTATCTAATGGAATcctgcatacaaattttagaTAAGAGTTCATTAATCTCTTATTTACTTGGCACGGTACTCTAACAGTGTTGTGGACTCTTGTTGATTTGTTTTGATTATGAAAAATGTTATAAAGCAAGTTTGGTTAGTAATATActtagtaaatggcaacccactccagtattcttgcctggagaatcccacggacagaggagcctggcagactcgcgtgtccatggggttgcaagagtcagacacaacttagcgactaaaccaccatactTAGTAAACATAAGTgcttttttatttcagtaaattAATGTTTGGGGGCGTTTCTAAATTCCTCGTTATTTTATAACAGCCAACTTCCTCGGTGATGATTTAGGTGTGTTTCTAatcataaataacttttttttgaaaattttatgtttttgataatGGTAAGCTTGTTGAAAGTCTTGCTGAATGTCAAGCTTAGCAgagcaaaataaatgagaaaccaatgtgaaaatgttttaaaaatattgtcctATTCTGTGTAGAGTTGGACGTGTATGTACGAGAGGAAGAAATAGCATACAGAGAATAGAATCAAAATTCTTTCCACTTTGAGACTTTTAATGTTACTGCCCTTTCCCCTCCAAGAAAAGCCCAACCTTacaacaaaaacaatatccagagGCCCATGCATTATAGGGAGGTGCACAACAGCAGCTCAGAACTATTTTAGTTAGACACCAGGGCCTTACAATTATCCCATTGATTGGACGCCAGCTTGTGTATTTTGAGAGAGTTCCCCAGGTTCAGAGCTGCAAGCCTAATTTAGTACCACAGAATTAGATTCAGCATAGCTACTTCAGTACCGCAGGAGTGAGCCCAGGGTTAGATGTCTTTTGAGAATACATTTCCTTTAGAATCCCTGATAAGAAAAAGTTTAATATTTGTCATTTGAAATGCCATTTAACAAATTCTTTTTTCATGTCAAGACCTGGATATATGTGTGATTTTTAAGTGTCAAAATTGAAGGACTTATGCCTCGCAGATATCAAATACAGATGTAGTTTCTGCTTCTGAagaactttattggtttttacCAAATTGAAGCAGTATTGAAATGAATGTTTTTTATGACATATCTAAACCTCAATTAATAAACATTGTAaccatattattaaaatattttaggttgCAGAAATTTTACAAGTACCTCCAATGAGAGTGTATGAAGTAGCAACTTTTTATACAATGTATAATCGAAAGCCTGTTGGAAAGTATCACATTCAAGTCTGCACTACCACACCTTGCATGCTCCGAAACTCCGACAGCATACTGGAAGCCATTCAGAAAAAACTTGGTATGGGGCACAGTATATTTATAGTGTTTATAAAAAATAGATTTGTCTTTTGAAATGTGACCTCTTTCTACCTAAATTTTCCAACTTTTACTATCATATTGGATCTGTACTTGATGCGTAAATTTTTGTCTTACTGTGTTTGCCCACCATTATTTCTTCGGTATTCTTTCGTTCTCATTCTCAAAGCTgagttttcatgttttctttcctaATCATTGAGTATGTTGTAAAagcttcttaaaattttaaagtgttcGTTGCTTAGAAAAGTAAGTTTCACTCATTGTGTGATAGCATGTGGCATATGAAGTGACTGTATTATCCTCATTCTTCCAAACAAGACTTGGAACAAATAAGATTTGGAAAAGGAAGAATGCTTCAGGAAGGGAAGTGTGGAAGAAGATGTTACTACAAGGGGCAAACTGCCATTGTCACATTTATCAGTATACATACCAAATGAAGTAAAAGGAGGTGTCTCTGAACCTTGTTGTTACTGAATATAAAGCACTTGCATGTTGTAAAAATAGCTGGACAGTATTAAAGTATATGAAACAGAGGCTGAAGTCTGCTTGAAATTGCGTCCCCCTACCTCTGAGGTACAAATTTGTGATGACAGTTGGGTATATCAGTTTTAGAGTTaatgttgttttaattattttcattgttgaATACATACTTGTAATATGTCTGCTTGCTTTTTTGCACTTGATTTTGACTATGATAATATGTATGTCTGCCTCATTTTtctatataagttaaattatGCTGCAGTTACTTTCACGTATGCATCTCTTTGCATACTTGTCCAAGTACATGAAGGTGGTTTCTAAGatgtagaattgctgggtcagatTTTATCAAAATGCCTTCCCTAAAGATTTGAGAGTACTTACTATCCTCACATTCTTAATGATCTTTGACATTAACTGTTTTCTGAGTCTTCCCCAGTCTGATTGTATAGCTATAATACAATAGTAGGTTAATTATCAATGATCAAAATTTATATGGTCTGATACACTGTTATGTAACAACAAACACTGGAGATGAGGCCCTTGAAATTTGACTGTTTGAAAAGGAACAGGTCCACTTAAGAAATCCTTGAATGTTCTATAATAATTATACAGAGTTTGTTTAATTTAAGAAGTTCAGtgctcttaaatattttttacatgCCTCTGTAAtgggttggttttgttttgtttccttaaaCTATGTTGCAATTAAAATATTATCTGATCCTTACAGTGTTTATTTACACTTTTAGGAATAAAGGTTGGAGAGACTACACCTGACAAACTTTTCACTCTTATAGAAGTCGAATGTTTAGGGGCCTGTGTAAATGCACCAATGGTTCAAATAAATGACAACTACTATGTGAGTATTTACTTAATGTAAATTAAACTTGTAtgacattatatttaaaatacttgattTCCTGTTGATATAAATATCTAGAAGGTTTTTTTTGTGGTTTCAAAGTTTATTGAAAATCaaataattatgaataaaaatatgtcAGTTTTAGCTTCCACATTATTGTCCAcaagaacatttttcaaaaa
Coding sequences within it:
- the NDUFV2 gene encoding NADH dehydrogenase [ubiquinone] flavoprotein 2, mitochondrial, with translation MFLSVALRARAAGFAAHWGKHIRNLHKTAVQNGAGGALFVHRDTPENNPETPFDFTPENYKRIEAIVKNYPEGHKAAAVLPVLDLAQRQNGWLPISAMNKVAEILQVPPMRVYEVATFYTMYNRKPVGKYHIQVCTTTPCMLRNSDSILEAIQKKLGIKVGETTPDKLFTLIEVECLGACVNAPMVQINDNYYEDLTPKDIEEIIDELKAGKIPKPGPRSGRFSCEPAGGLTSLTEPPKGPGFGVQAGL